Proteins from a genomic interval of Heteronotia binoei isolate CCM8104 ecotype False Entrance Well chromosome 5, APGP_CSIRO_Hbin_v1, whole genome shotgun sequence:
- the LOC132571120 gene encoding gastrula zinc finger protein XlCGF17.1-like yields MVSSSGRKHNLHFPKPSIMNGHICFHCGQYFRYRSHLIVHQKDHRGEKHIECSECGKRFSSNGHLKEHKRTHTGERPFECSECGKRFRRSDVLQDHQRTHTGEKPFECSECGKRFRHSSTLQRHQLTHSGEKPFECSECGKRFRSSTNLKDHQRTHTGEKPFECSECGKRFSRSSHLQNHRVTHSGEKPFECSECGKKFGQSGHFKEHLRTHTGEKPFECSQCGKRFRRSDGLQEHQRTHTGEKRLGCSECKKRFSLRQFSAATTDSHRDSSVPGAVFNSINRPTRGEVL; encoded by the coding sequence ATGGTGTCCTCTAGTGGAAGAAAGCATAATCTACACTTCCCAAAGCCTAGTATAATGAATGGACATATATGCTTTCATTGTGGGCAGTACTTCAGATATAGATCACATCTAATTGTGCACCAAAAGGACCACAGAGGGGAGAAGCAcattgaatgctcagagtgtgggaagagattcagttccAATGGCCATCTTAAAGAGCATaaacgaacccacacaggggagagaccttttgaatgctcagagtgtgggaagagattccgtCGGAGTGACGTTCTTCAAGACCATcagcgaacccacacaggggagaagccctttgaatgctcagagtgtgggaagagattcagacaCAGTAGCACTCTGCAACGTCATCAACTAACCCACTCAggagagaagccctttgaatgctcagagtgtgggaagagattccgtTCCAGTACCAATCTTAAAGACCAtcaacgaacccacacaggggagaagccttttgaatgctcagagtgtggaaagagattcagtcgaagtAGCCATCTTCAGAACCATCGAGTAACCCActcaggggagaagccctttgaatgctcagaatgtgggaagaaattcggtcagagtggccattttaaagagcatctacgaacccacacaggggagaagcctttcgaatgctcacagtgtgggaagagattccgtCGGAGTGAtggtcttcaagagcatcaacgaacccacacaggggagaagcgcTTGGGATGCTCAGAGTGTAAGAAGAGATTCAGTCTCAGGCAGTTTTCAGCAGCAACAACAGACTCACACAGGGATTCTTCAGTCCCAGGGGCAGTTTTCAACAGCATCAACAGACCCACACGGGGAGAAGTCCTTTGA